CATTTTCTAGCCCTCACGGCGATTGTCTAACATGAATGACCACCACTCGGCAAAAGTAGAATTTTGTCATACTGTTTCTTAATTAACATGATGTTTTGTCAGTCGGAATCGGTTCTAGTAACTACAATCATGATTTCTTGGCTGAATTGTTTTCCCAGTCTCGTGTTTGCACTTgattgttaattttatttatactATCTTTCTCAGAATTCCCATTTCCACCAATCCCGTATAATTCTGAACAAAGCAAAGGAACTTGCTGCAAAGAAAGATGTTACTGCTATCGAGGAACTTTCACAGACAGAGGTTTGTACTCATGATATTCATTCTTTAAAGCACCGTGAGATTATTTAACAATGACATTGAAATTTCTCTTGCAtctgtttattttttttctggGTTATGGATGCGAtcttacttttattttatattttgttatttgcgTTTTTGGTTCCAGGTCGAGAAATTTATGTCACACTGGAACAGTGACAAAGCTTTCAGGAACGATTATGAGAAAAGAATCCTTCCATCATTGGATATGCGTCAGTTGAGTAGGGATGGGCGGATGAGGAACCCTGACGAAAAGCCAATCCTGGAAGAGCCAAAGGTTGTCGAAACTGTTGCACCGGCAAAAACAGTTGCAAAACAGCCAAAGGAGGAGCCTAAGCCTGCTCCTCAGGAAACCTTGGTCACTCAAGCAGTTCCAAAAGAAGCCAAGAACAAAGGGAAAGACTCAAAATCCAAGCTGGCAAAGGATATAGAGGAAACTGATGAATATGACTTCGCGATACCCGTAAAGGAGACTCCCAAGGAGCCCAAAGTTGATCCAGCAAAGCTGAAAGAGATAAAGAGAGAGGAGGAAATTGCGAAGGCAAAGCAGGCCTTGGAAAGGAAGAAGAAGCTAGCAGAGAAAGCTGCCGCCAAAGCCGCTATCAAGGCACAAAAGGAAGCTGAGAAGAAGCTCAAGGTAACTGCCACACAATTCTTCTTTCGATGTATGTTTTTCGAATAAAAACATTTTAGTATTTCGCATATATCTAAATATGTTGATATCTTTAGGACCGCGAGAAGAAAGCAGCAAAGAAGAAAGGTTTGGCAGCAACTGACGCGAATCCCGAGGAACAACCAGAAGATTCATCAGCAGTGGAGGCCACAGAGCAAGAAAAGGAGGATGATGTTGAAGCCCCAGCTCCAGTGGCAGTGAAGGAGAAGGCCCTGAAGGAAAGTAGTGTTAGATCCAGGAGCCGTGCCGCGAAGGGCCCTGAATCGATTCCAAAGGCCATTCTTAAGCGGAAAAAGTCTACCAACAATAACATGTTGTATGCCTCAATCGCCGCCTTTGTTTTGGCAGTTCTGGTGTTGCTGATTATTGCATACATCTATCTTATctgaagaaagagagaaaaataaaaaaaaaaccaaaggtTTAGATCTAGAAGAGAAGGAAGTGTATACCAATTTTCCTAGTGGCTGGCTAGGTTTGTTGAGGGGTAGCCTTTTAAGTTACTAAGATGGATCATGCAAAACTCCTGTGCTTTTAGCTTCTGCTTTTGTGGGGGGAGAAAACTTGATACTTTTTTAGTTTGACTGTACCTTTTTATCAAATTTTGTTCAGCTATCTTTTGACATGTTTATTACTGGATTCTTGAGTTTGTTTCTATAGTTTAAATTAACTTGGTCAGAGGAATGGCACCATGGTATGGTAGGCTTTCAAACTTAATCTTGAGAGTTTTGCATTGCTGGTTATGTAGTCTTGAATCTTTTGATGATTTAGAGCACTATTCCTTCCAAGTCCGAAGTGATTGACTTGGCTTCAAAATCACTCTCTtttcataaatattttatgtaCTTTATAAAAAAAAGGCTTATAAAGTCTTGGATTTTGTCATTATAATAGTTCACTTTTGTAGTGATAGTTATTTCAAGATCTTGTAGTTCATTATATTAGTGTTTATATTAAAAGGAATTATGTTAAGTGTATATTATAATCAGTCACTACAATAAAATGCACATTATAAtgttaaatatacattaaaaataaattaaattatacatatatttatacataaatatataatagttgatTTATAATTGATttaagtgtataaatagcatttgTATTAATAGTTAGTCAATTGAAAAGGGTTATTCACGGAAAATTGTTACTATTGGTTATTGGAGGGTTTTGACAAGGTGGTCTAGTGAAGTGTTGTAGAGTAGAACTATTGAGATGGCAGAGGATGATATATTATGAGTTGGTGAATTTTATGGTGTCtaaattgtttaatttatttttaaaggtaaaaaataaaatgtttaaagTATAGTTATTAAAATCGGATCGGATTGACTGATTTAccgtttgaaatttaaaattttctcaaAATGCTTGATGTGGGGTTTAAACCCCTCTCCTCAACAAAAGAGATGCCATTCACAACCATCAAATTGTCATACTTATTAATATATAtgcaaattataatacatatagatatcttttatcaaatagtttatttttatttaatttattttaattttagttataaactcactcattcttaaattaattatatttttatttaacaataattataaattcacttattttttcttttcataattatataatatctattaatatttttttcaataaatacttgtagtaataataatataataaatataaactaattaataaattattgaaatttaaaaataatagttattttaatataaaaacaaaataaaaatatttatgatagagtaaaaataatataatacttATTGTTCATGtttcatattgttttagaatagcttgattattcttaaaatattagtgaatatatgtattttaaattttaattttaagtttttgactattttttatttacataagaTCGGGTCAATCGGTTTAACTAGCGATTTACCAGTTAAACCAATAATCTAGTGACTTAGTAGTCTGACTGGTTTTATCACCGATTCGATTCTGACAACTATGATTCTGATATACAAATTTTGTTTTTTCTGTCTTTCTTGTTTTGCAAGAATTCTCTATTATTGCTTCCTCCCTTTGTTGTTTCTTGTTGTTCTTCATCTCAAGTTTGGATTCTTGAATTACTTTCGCAATACTATCtaatagttttaaattttttttccatgAAAGTATCTTTTTATAAGTAATCACATTTTTTAATTAGTAGTAACTGGTTGACAAGGAGAAGAAGTggccaaaaaaaatttattgatgCTTTATTATTGACACACAaacaaaagaaggaaaaaaaagcaTACTATACTTTTAGTTATGCAtactattttcttttgctaattaATCATTGATGGCAAAGTCAATCATTTTTGGCTTCTAGTTCATAATGTAATGTTTGTACTAatatactcttttttcttttggtaTGAACTATGAAGGGACAATAATGGAAAAGGGCTTTCTAAGAATGATAATCCTAATTTAAGCCTTATATCTTTTTGTTATATTGTTTACAAGTGCTCCTTTTTAATCTGTTCTAATGTGGCACCACATCTATCTCATATTATCATCTTAGTAATAATTAATAAGCTAGAAAAGGATAATGTAGTCACTAGAATAATTTATAATTGGTTGgcaataaattaaataagataaaaaaaaagtgcCTAACCCAGCAATTAATGGATAACCAGATCACTGACCTAATAAACAAAACCCTTATCATCTTCATTCCTTAATTATGAGGGAAGAAAGTGCATGCTCAATTCATTTTGTAATGATGTATTTGTTATCTCAGAAGAATGCTAAGTCTATGTGGATGTGGCCTTGCTTTTTTTTATGTTACAGACAAACAAGTGAGTACCACTGAAAAAACTCACTTTTATAACATAATTATTTTAGCTACATACTACGTTCAACCGTTTTTGTAATAGAAAATGTTCTATTCGTTAAGAATATAAGAGGGAAAAAAGTTATAGAAAAAttattcttttttcaaaaatattcttTAAGGTTATTTTTTGCATTCTTGAAGTGTGATACATGCATTAAAAACATGCACTTTTCTGAATTGAAATCATCTAtctcctttaaattttcaaaaatttttgaaataaagtactattaacatttaatttattttaattttgttcttaatattttaaatatattttaattatatcattaGATATTAACATCATCAATAGAGATACTGATGTGAAAAAAATTGTGTGCTAACGTGTTATGAAGCATCGCAACTCTATAATGACatttgggttggtctagtggttgaCTCACTAGTATGCTTAAGTAAGTGTTGGGGATTCGAATCCCGCCTTATGCATGCAGCAATCTATTGACCAATGACAAACCTTTAAATACAGTTCAGTACCGCGGTGGATTAGTTCTTAGCCTGTAGAGTTGGAAAATACCgtagaaaccaaaaaaaaaaaaagtagtacaTTAGCATAAGATTGTTACGTTATATATTGTCCATACTTagagatataattaaaatatattaaaatattaggTGTAAAATTGAAGCTAaacattaagaataaaattaaaatcaaaattgtATATCTTGAGAAAGAAACGCATATTTATAATTTTGTGGatatttttgtaaataaaaatcatattacaaatatttttaaaacatacGAATGTTTATTGAAATTTAATATTAGTagcatttttattgaaaaaacaaATATATGTGAAGCTACGGTAAACTAAGAAATTAATGAATATAAAAGAGTGATTTGAAATAAAAGATCAGTACCTAAAGCAATTTTCCATTTAAAAATTTGGTTctattaaaccactcttccactttagtccatgacaacaataaaaatGTCTCACGATCCACAAATTTAACCCAACAAAATGcacaaattaaatgataatttagtctttatcttatcttatagttatctttatctacttttatctttcataggccaatactctatatatac
The DNA window shown above is from Arachis ipaensis cultivar K30076 chromosome B08, Araip1.1, whole genome shotgun sequence and carries:
- the LOC107612967 gene encoding proton pump-interactor 1 translates to MAVEVVGFEMVQGPMDTGAEGGKPILNEKEHGKLEKDSSAAIKFGSHGDESAKGEGNKASDSSVPKEAAEEWPAPKQIHSFYFVRCRPYEDPHIKSKIDQLDKEITKKNQARYQVTEALKAKRSERAELISQIKALRGDSRQFQSIVDEKIKEIEPLQQALGKLRTNNNAGRSGLCSSEEELNDIIYSLQYRIQHESISLNEEKQIMREIKQLEGTREKVVANAAMRAKLQDSMGQKEAIQDQVKAIGGDLDGVKKERQAIRSKIKQIDDELKVIDKDIQTLQDELTAITQKREQAYESIQQLRKKRDEGNSHFHQSRIILNKAKELAAKKDVTAIEELSQTEVEKFMSHWNSDKAFRNDYEKRILPSLDMRQLSRDGRMRNPDEKPILEEPKVVETVAPAKTVAKQPKEEPKPAPQETLVTQAVPKEAKNKGKDSKSKLAKDIEETDEYDFAIPVKETPKEPKVDPAKLKEIKREEEIAKAKQALERKKKLAEKAAAKAAIKAQKEAEKKLKDREKKAAKKKGLAATDANPEEQPEDSSAVEATEQEKEDDVEAPAPVAVKEKALKESSVRSRSRAAKGPESIPKAILKRKKSTNNNMLYASIAAFVLAVLVLLIIAYIYLI